The following proteins are encoded in a genomic region of Amia ocellicauda isolate fAmiCal2 chromosome 6, fAmiCal2.hap1, whole genome shotgun sequence:
- the LOC136751736 gene encoding olfactory receptor 6N1-like — MADANYTGSMVSEFIIVGFPGLQDRESKAILFAVFLIVYLLILMGNFLLITILAADRSLHTPMYLTVCSLAIIDITLSTCTVPTMLAVFGSTPHTVSFSACFTQTYFFLALLAIECFNLLLMAYDRYVAICQPLHYPARMTVRFTLQLIIVCWLGGFLSPTLAFSLALTRRFCGPNRVLQCYCDYAGVLRLACGDVLSISYVSLSVGLIVIIIPLLLILFSYVKILLSVLRISSSAGRAKAVSTCSSHLLVIFVFFLMTAGVFISYRIPGTSVDMRVMGSVIQNVFPPLMNPIIYCLRTKEIRDSLVKTLKKSSIFPGSK; from the coding sequence ATGGCTGATGCAAACTACACAGGATCAATGGTCAGTGAATTCATTATTGTTGGTTTCCCTGGACTGCAGGACAGAGAGAGCAAGGCCATCCTGTTTGCTGTGTTCCTGATAGTCTACCTTCTAATTTTAATGGGGAATTTTCTCCTTATTACCATATTGGCGGCAGACAGAAGCTTGCACACCCCCATGTACCTAACAGTATGTAGTCTGGCCATTATTGACATCACCCTTTCTACATGCACTGTACCCACTATGCTAGCTGTCTTCGGTTCTACTCCTCACACTGTCTCCTTCTCAGCATGCTTCACCCAGACCTACTTCTTTCTGGCTCTGTTGGCTATAGAATGCTTTAACTTACTACTCATGGCTTATGACAGGTATGTGGCCATCTGTCAACCACTCCACTACCCAGCCAGGATGACCGTTAGGTTCACTTTGCAACTTATAATTGTTTGTTGGCTGGGAGGGTTCTTGAGCCCAACACTTGCTTTTAGTCTGGCACTCACAAGGCGGTTCTGTGGACCCAATAGAGTTCTGCAATGCTACTGTGATTATGCTGGAGTGCTACGCCTGGCCTGTGGAGATGTTCTCTCAATCAGCTATGTTAGCTTATCTGTTGGGCTGATTGTTATTATCATCCCTCTGTTACTCATTCTGTTCTCCTATGTGAAGATCCTTCTGTCAGTATTGCGTATCTCCAGCTCAGCGGGAAGAGCCAAGGCCGTGTCCACCTGCAGCTCACACCTGCTGGTCATCTTTGTGTTCTTCCTCATGACTGCAGGGGTCTTCATCTCCTACAGGATTCCTGGGACCTCAGTGGACATGCGTGTTATGGGTTCTGTGATTCAGAATGTCTTTCCTCCCCTCATGAATCCAATCATCTACTGCCTGAGGACTAAAGAGATCAGGGACAGCTTGGTGAAAACCTTGAAAAAGAGCAGTATCTTCCCAGGTAGCAAGTGA